From a single Dryobates pubescens isolate bDryPub1 chromosome 41 unlocalized genomic scaffold, bDryPub1.pri SUPER_41_unloc_1, whole genome shotgun sequence genomic region:
- the ZNF687 gene encoding zinc finger protein 687, protein MGDMKTPDFDDLLAAFDIPDIDANDAIRSGHEEADAHGKAVPGEPGPAEHGLPHADVGAVSVIVKNTVCPEQLDAKDGHLLGPRLLQNGFGAAEIPRPPTPRAMEAVAPSNGECWAKEKGPKPLDIFSHFSPDPSEDSTANLIDRPRDCKAKEKALAVPSLSPSPTPSLDCKEPVGEGTEGLPPAFPQPFGSSQPGGASRSPAAIPCIKKEESDSEEVGRAASPKGLAAALGDSPLDHLKSVTVRYSTDDSPVASWPGSDPNLDSSSNLAEVKRSPASPQEHFFKPASPVVQSPRLPTSPKQLDTITLKEEQEALEKSVGSPQSMSSAEEEEEEEEEDNNSNSPSNSSRPLKVRIKTIKTSCGSITRTVTRVSSDSEPGSTQGPSEQSSQEAALEVAGFSAAEKEEGIALEVPRDKAELSSPLKAIEGPKIVSVQLGNGTKLKGTVLPVSTIQSASSAMLIAASVAQQKSVVLPAKPGKAVAKNIINLVPQALPKADARSNASPAPQSSAGAPQKVNGTAVVMVQPQKPSPAVAGTVISRSQSSLVEAFNKILNSKNLLPTYKPNLSPPADAGLALPPFGYRCLECGDAFALEKSLARHYDRRSMRVEVTCNHCTKRLVFFNKCSLLLHAREHKDKGLVMQCSHLVMRPIALEQMIGQPDITPLLSLASLPAGKAGAGGVAQEALSAAGGAQDLPVLPLSGGAEQSSYSCFRCLECKEQCKDKAGLAAHFQQAAAAGSASSTVCSTCPMIMANRCSFSAHQRMHKNRPPHVCPECGGNFLLANFEAHLKESCLHFSRRVGYRCPSCAVVFGGVNSIKSHIQTSHCEVFHKCPICPMAFKSAPSAHAHVYTQHPGFSNQQSKMIYKCAMCDTVFTHKPLLSSHFDQHLLNQRVSVFKCPDCPLLFAQKRTMLEHLKNTHQPQKPKEDLAKKATILLTPKQEPVETPVSKISEESSSSTEEDDPPSSPELRKAKRSRFQRKAGNKAKGSGWTCGVCHSWFPERDEYVAHMKKDHGKSVKKFPCHLCERSFCSAPSLRRHVRVNHEGIKRVYPCRYCTEGKRTFSSRLILERHIQVRHGIKVTDQAKSQEVVIARMGTGAAQVPGRKRKLSSDEGDSCSEEPDSTTPPAKTPKGERRAPFRCRKCGYLASSAADFQEHIPQHRTDDSSQQCRECGLCFTSQVSLNRHRFITHKKKKGAAEPEEPGPRSPLEGGAQPPADGKLSCKVCGRGFDSQLNLKTHFRTHGMAFIRARQNASPSN, encoded by the exons ATGGGTGACATGAAGACCCCGGACTTCGACGACCTGCTGGCGGCTTTCGACATCCCCGACATCGACGCCAACGATGCCATCCGCTCCGGCCACGAGGAGGCCGATGCCCACGGCAAGGCGGTGCCCGGGGAGCCGGGGCCGGCCGAGCACGGGCTGCCCCACGCCGACGTGGGCGCCGTCAGCGTCATCGTGAAGAACACCGTCTGCCCCGAGCAGCTGGACGCCAAGGACGGGCACCTGCTGGGGCCCCGCCTGCTGCAGAACGGCTTCGGGGCCGCCGAGATCCCCaggccccccacccccagggccaTGGAGGCCGTGGCCCCCTCCAACGGGGAGTGCTGGGCCAAGGAGAAGGGCCCCAAGCCCCTGGATATCTTCTCCCATTTCAGCCCCGACCCCAGCGAAGACAGCACTGCCAACCTGATTGACAGGCCCCGGGACTGCAAGGCCAAGGAGAAGGCCCTGGCCGTGCCCTCGCTCTCCCCGTcgcccaccccctccctggactgCAAGGAGCCGGTGGGAGAGGGCACCGagggcctgcccccagccttcccccagcccttcGGCAGCAGCCAGCCGGGGGGGGCGAGCAGGTCCCCAGCCGCCATCCCCTGCATCAAGAAGGAGGAGTCTGACTCGGAGGAGGTTGGACGTGCAGCCAGCCCCAAGGgcttggctgcagccctgggagacaGTCCCTTGGACCACCTCAAGTCGGTCACCGTTCGCTACTCCACCGATGACTCCCCCGtggcctcctggcctggctCGGACCCAAacctggacagcagcagcaacctcgCCGAAGTGAAACGGTCCCCGGCCAGCCCCCAGGAGCACTTCTTCAAGCCTGCCTCTCCCGTGGTGCAGAGCCCCAGGCTCCCCACTTCTCCAAAGCAGCTGGACACCATCACCCTcaaagaggagcaggaagctcTGGAGAAGTCGGTGGGAAGCCCCCAGAGTATGTCCAgcgcggaggaggaggaggaggaggaggaggaagacaaCAACAGCAATTCCCCTTCCAATTCCTCACGGCCCCTGAAGGTGAGGATTAAAACCATCAAAACCTCCTGTGGCAGCATCACCCGCACCGTCACCAGGGTCTCCTCGGACTCAGAGCCAGGTTCCACCCAGGGCCCAAGCGAGCAGAGCTCTCAGGAGGCCGCGCTGGAGGTCGCCGGCTTCTCGGCAGcggagaaggaggaaggcatCGCTCTGGAGGTGCCCCGGGACAAAGcagagctctccagccccttgaAAGCCATCGAGGGCCCCAAGATCGTCAGCGTCCAGCTGGGCAACGGCACCAAGCTGAAGGGCACCGTGCTGCCGGTCTCCACCATCCAGAGCGCCAGCAGCGCCATGCTGATCGCCGCCAGCGTGGCCCAGCAGAAGTCTGTGGTGCTGCCAGCCAAGCCGGGCAAGGCCGTGGCCAAGAACATCATCAACCTGGTGCCGCAGGCCCTGCCCAAGGCCGACGCCAGGTCCAACGCCAGCCCCGCGCCGCAGAGCTCTGCCGGCGCCCCCCAGAAGGTCAACGGCACCGCGGTGGTGATGGTGCAGCCGCAGAAGCCGTCCCCTGCCGTCGCCGGCACCGTCATCTCCCGCAGCCAGTCCAGCCTGGTGGAGGCCTTCAACAAGATCCTCAACAGCAAGAACCTGCTGCCCACCTACAAGCCCAACCTCAGCCCCCCGGCCGACGCCGGCCTGGCCCTGCCGCCCTTCGGCTACCGCTGCCTGGAGTGCGGCGACGCCTTCGCgctggagaagagcctggcgcGGCACTACGACCGCCGCAGCATGCGGGTGGAGGTCACCTGCAACCACTGCACCAAGCGCTTGGTCTTCTTCAACaagtgcagcctgctgctgcacgcCCGCGAGCACAAGGACAAGGGCCTGGTGATGCAGTGCTCGCACCTGGTGATGCGGCCGATCGCCCTGGAGCAGATGATCGGCCAGCCGGACATCACCCCGCTGCTGTCCCTCGCCTCCCTGCCCGCCGGCAAGGCCGGCGCCGGCGGCGTGGCGCAGGAGGCCCTGAGCGCGGCCGGCGGGGCCCAGGACCTCCCGGTCCTGCCTCTGAGCGGCGGCGCCGAGCAGAGCAGCTACAGCTGCTTCAGGTGCCTGGAGTGCAAGGAGCAGTGCAAGGACAAGGCAGGGCTGGCGGCGCACTTCCAGCAGGCCGCGGCCGCGGGCAGCGCCAGCAGCACG gtctGCAGCACCTGTCCCATGATCATGGCCAACCGCTGCAGCTTCAGCGCGCACCAGCGGATGCACAAGAATCGCCCTCCCCACGTCTGCCCCGAGTGCGGCGGCAACTTCCTGCTGGCCAACTTCGAGGCTCACCTGAAGGAATCCTGCCTGCACTTCTCCCGCAGGGTGGGCTACAG gtGTCCCAGCTGCGCCGTGGTCTTCGGAGGAGTCAACTCCATCAAGTCCCACATCCAGACCTCCCACTGCGAGGTGTTCCACAAGTGCCCCATCTGCCCCATGGCATTCAAGTCGGCCCCCAGTGCCCATGCCCACGTCTACACCCAGCACCCCGGCTTCAGCAACCAGCAGTCCAA GATGATTTACAAGTGTGCCATGTGTGACACAGTCTTCACCCACAagcccctgctctcctcccactTCGACCAGCACCTTCTCAACCAGCGAGTCAGCGTCTTCAAGTGTCCTGACTGCCCTCTGCTCTTCGCCCAGAAGCGCACAATGCTGGAGCACCTCAAG AACACTCACCAGCCCCAGAAGCCCAAGGAGGATCTGGCAAAGAAGGCAACCATCCTGCTGACCCCGAAGCAGGAGCCTGTGGAGACTCCAGTGTCCAAGATCTCGGAGGAGTCCTCATCCTCCACGGAGGAGGAcgacccccccagctccccggAGCTGCGCAAGGCCAAGCGGAGTCGCTTCCAGCGCAAGGCAGggaacaaggccaagggcagcggCTGGACCTGCGGCGTCTGCCACTCCTGGTTCCCCGAGCGCGACGAGTACGTGGCACACATGAAGAAGGACCACGGCAAG TCGGTGAAGAAGTTCCCCTGCCACCTCTGCGAGcgctccttctgctctgcccccagcctgcgcCGCCACGTCAGGGTCAACCACGAAGGGATCAAGAGAGTCTACCCCTGCAG gTACTGCACAGAAGGCAAAAGGACCTTCAGCAGCCGACTCATCCTGGAGCGGCACATCCAGGTGCGGCATGGGATCAAGGTGACCGACCAGGCCAAGAGCCAGGAGGTCGTCATCGCCCGCATGGGGACCGGCGCCGCGCAG GTGCCCGGCCGCAAGCGGAAGCTGTCCTCGGACGAGGGCGACTCCTGCAGCGAGGAGCCCGACAGCACCACGCCCCCCGCCAAGACCCCCAAGGGCGAGCGCAGGGCTCCCTTCCGCTGCCGCAAGTGCGGCTACCTGGCCAGCAGCGCCGCAGACTTCCAGGAGCACATCCCCCAGCACCGGACTGAcgacagctcccagcagtgccgCGAGTGCGGCCTCTGCTTCACCTCCCAGGTCTCCCTCAACCGGCACCGCTTCATCACCCACAAGAAGAAGAAGGGCGCGGCCGAGCCGGAGGAGCCGGGGCCCAGGAGCCCCCTGGAGGGCGGCGCCCAGCCGCCGGCCGACGGCAAACTGTCCTGCAAGGTGTGCGGCCGCGGCTTCGACAGCCAGCTCAACCTCAAGACGCACTTCCGCACCCACGGCATGGCCTTCATCCGTGCCCGCCAGAACGCCAGCCCCAGCAACTAG